ATATCACTAGACCATTTCCATTcatttattcttttttttaatgcttCTTTATCAAAACGTGAAAaatcatttcttttttttttttctaaccataaaatattccaaTTCTTTACCCTTTCAGGTATAGGTGCAGGTTTATTATCAGGGGTAGCATATGTAGGTAGccatttcattttatatggATATACTTTTAGTTCATAAATaagattttttaaagctttatatgtaaaaacaacatatctatattttaacaaattatatatattaacaccTTCTACGTTTTCTCTTTTAATACTAGCTATATTTGCACATGcccataaaaaattatcattaacATCCGTTTTACCTTCATGCACTAATAATGCACTATTGCATTTGTTTCCTAAAATATTtctcaaatattttacagtatattttgttttatgggatttaattaaaaaattatcaacaACTTTTATTTGATCTTGTGCAAATTTTGCAGATAAAAGTATTTTCATTCCTTTCCATAAAAGTtttctatttatttttgttctttGATCAAATGGTCTAATTGGATGATTTTTAACTCCCAAATATCGACCACATGTTTTTCTCCAATTCATTCTAGCTTTgccactttttttttggcttcgatatttttttgtactCCCTGGCCATTcccatttatataattgcaTTCTTTCCGTATAGCCAGCTAAAGCTgttctataaaaataataacatttatgtaatatatcTGATCTTATTGGGACAccaaatatatcatttggtattgttataaattttatattattatcattttcatcactttcaaatttatatattggaATTTCTAATTTACTATTAAAACCAACAGCTGGGAATGTCCAATTATTTCTtattaatgtttttatatctataaTACATCCTGGTCTTCTTATAATTGGGTCATCATTAATACTTGCAAAATGTTTTGGcctttcaaaaataaatccatatttttctgAAGTTGAATTTTCCCTGTCCTGTTCagaattattatcattattcatattaaaaaaatcctCACTTTTTAAATCGCTAGTATGCTTCATTTTTTCAGTATTGCCATCATATTTTCCaacattatcattattacatgtttcattttttaacgTATTTACGTTGGACCAATTAATGTTACTTCCTTCCTCTTCATGCTGTAATTTCttcaataattttaaatccgttttttttattttttccaacaAATCACCTGACCCagtcatattttttttttcaaaacttgtgccattttcattttgtgtgtacaattcatttaatttatttttcaagtTAAATGTTCTTATTCTACGTTTTTGAACAAATTTTGATGaacaaaaatttaaagtgtttataaaattccCCTTAAAACACACTTTGCTaacttttaaaaacattattGTAGTTTTTCTTGGGGTATTTTAATTACTGCTgtccttttttataaaaaaaataaacacacAATTATGTcatttcataataattgGATATAATACCACATgcttaaaattataaataatgcaaaATAAACAACAAGCATATATAGCAACtcacaaatatttatatattattaaaaggtaacaataatattacTCCAttctactttttttattttttattttttacttttattatgtatatttataaaatatttaacttgt
This sequence is a window from Plasmodium chabaudi chabaudi strain AS genome assembly, chromosome: 7. Protein-coding genes within it:
- a CDS encoding ribosomal protein L4, mitochondrial, putative, with amino-acid sequence MFLKVSKVCFKGNFINTLNFCSSKFVQKRRIRTFNLKNKLNELYTQNENGTSFEKKNMTGSGDLLEKIKKTDLKLLKKLQHEEEGSNINWSNVNTLKNETCNNDNVGKYDGNTEKMKHTSDLKSEDFFNMNNDNNSEQDRENSTSEKYGFIFERPKHFASINDDPIIRRPGCIIDIKTLIRNNWTFPAVGFNSKLEIPIYKFESDENDNNIKFITIPNDIFGVPIRSDILHKCYYFYRTALAGYTERMQLYKWEWPGSTKKYRSQKKSGKARMNWRKTCGRYLGVKNHPIRPFDQRTKINRKLLWKGMKILLSAKFAQDQIKVVDNFLIKSHKTKYTVKYLRNILGNKCNSALLVHEGKTDVNDNFLWACANIASIKRENVEGVNIYNLLKYRYVVFTYKALKNLIYELKVYPYKMKWLPTYATPDNKPAPIPERVKNWNILWLEKKKRNDFSRFDKEALKKRINEWKWSSDIKGPLKVKKHDPYKNFILTKFECNDPIPESIKYEYLFNVDDEFDNINDYEDNLNMIDEILNDEDCFENISDLSLALSPSTGNEEKIDEEGEDDEEVDPSDSDEENNTKHNDKSYGNISDINFDNIKD